DNA from Acidobacteriota bacterium:
GATGATCTGCAGCCGGTCGAGCGGCGCGGCGAGCGGGTCGCGCAGCGCCCAGGCCGCGAAGGTCGGTGCGGCCCCGTTTGAGATGGAGAGGTCGCCACCCATCGGTACGCCTTCCGCGTAGGCCTTGGCGAGGAAACCGGGATCCTCCAGATCGGCGCGGGTGGTCCGCGCCCGGGAGAAGAAGCGCACCCGAATGCGCGGACCCGACGTGGCGAAGGTCTCCTTGCGCCGCAGGGCCTGGAAGATCGCCTCGCGCGTGTTCTCCTCCGCCCATACGCCGGCGAGGCCCGACGCACCCCAGGTGTGGTAGTAGGTGTCGCGGTAGGTCCGGCCGGAGCCGTCGCTGGTGCGCGTGGAGGAGCCGGACTGCTCCGAGGGATCGCCGTAGGTGGCGATCACGCCCGTGCCCGGCACCGAACCGCGCAACTGCGGTGTGGCGTCGAGAATGCCCGTTTTCGACCAGTAGTCGTCTTCCTCAAAGGAGCCGCCCGCGACGTGGCTGTCGCTCGACCCGATCAGGCCGAATTCGTACGGGTTCCTGACGCCGCCGTCCGCGATTCTGAGGCCCCGTCGATAGGCGTCACGCACGTAGCTGCCTTCTCGAGGCAGGCTGAGGACCACGGACCCGATCCTGTACGGCATGATCTCGAACTCGGCCCACTCGTCATTGGGCGACAGCGCCGGATGAGTGTCGGAAGTCCCCTTGACTTGCGTGATCTCGACCACTGGCTCGTTGCGCGAGCGCAGCTCCGAGTAGGCATCGTCGATCGCACCACCGTCGAAGTACTCGAGCTCGAACATGCGACCCCCTGAGGCGTTCGAGTTGTGCGGAATGGCCAGCGAGTCGATGCCCTGGGCGCGCCACCCGTCCATCGCGGCCCAGAGATCTTCAGGGTTGGAGGAGTCGATGCGGGTGAAGGGAAGCGCGGGAGCCGCGGCGCCGCGGAAGATCACATTGCGGTGCAGGTTGTTTCCTCCTTCGCCGGCGGAGGTGTACTCGTAGCCGATGAAGGCGGTGAAGGTCCCAGGATCGTTGTGCCGGTTGGCGGCCGCCTGGACCTCCTCCCACGCGTCGCGCACGATCTCCATGTTCACGTGCTCTTCGGTTCCCGGTTCCGCGTTCCAGTAGGGGCCTACGGCCATGAAGTTGCCACGCCTCTCATCGGCCGAGCGTGCATTGCGCACCCCCTCGGCAATGGGGTGACCGTAGGCTGGTGAAGAGGGATCGGTCATCGCCGCGAGCATGCCGAGATACCAGCCGTGATCGGCCACCGCCTGGAAGTCGAGTGGCCGGTCGAGTTTCATCTCGAAGCCTGCCGGATGCAGGATCGCTCCGCCCTTGGCGAACTCGTAGGCCGCGTTGGGATCCGCCGTGGTGCCGAACACAAAGGCGTCGAGTGAGAAGCGTGTGTGGACATGGAGATCGCCGAAGTAGGCGTTCCGCGTCGGATTGGGTGTCGGGGCCGCGGCGTCGGGCAGGGAGTCCGCCGTCGGCGCCTCGGCTGCCGGCTCCTCGCCGGAGCCGCAGCCGATGAGTAGAAGGGCCGCCGTCAGCAGACCCAACATGCATCTCATGACCACCCCTGGATTCGTCAGTACCCCAGTTCCTTGTCGATCACGTTACGCAGCGGACGGCCGTTGACGAAACGCTCGATGTTGTCGCGGAAGAGAATGACCCGCCGCTCAATCGAGTGATCGGACACCGTCGCAATGTGTGGCGTGATGACCACGTTGGGCATCGACCAGAGGGGATGACCGTCAGGCAGGGGCTCGGGGGCGGTCACGTCGAGACCCGCCGCACGCACCTTGCCGGAGCGGAGCGCCGCCACGAGAGCGTCGGTGTCGATGATCGCGCCGCGTGACACGTTGACGACGTAGACCCCGTCCTTCATCAGCGCGAACTGCTCCTTGCCGAGCATGCCGTGGGAAGCCGGAGTGTGCGGAACGCTGCTGAAGACGACGTCGGCCTGCGGCAGGAGCTCGTCGAGCTCGTCCGGCGTGCCGACGTAGTCAACATCCCGGCTCATTGGAATGTCCTTCGGATCGACCGCGATGACGCTCATCTCGAAGGCCGCCGCGCGCTGGGCGATCTGGCTACCAATGCCCCCCAGGCCGATGATGAGAGCCGTCTTGCCTCGCAGCTCGATGATCGGAAGATGGTTTGCGCGGTTCCATGTCTCCTGCTTGTTGAAGAAGCGGATGTCGCGAGTGAGAGTCAACAGCAGGGCAAAGGCGTGATCGGCGATCTCAGGCCCTTGCAGGATCTTCGCGCTGGTCAACACGATGTCCGAAGCCACGAGTTCCTCGAATCGCACCAATCTCTCGACCCCGGCGCTCGCGGTTTGCAGCCAGCGCAGGCGCGGCCCGGCACGGAGTACCTCGTCGAGGCCGGTTGGCGCCATGGCGATGACGGCATCGCACTGCCCCACTCTCTCCAGCAGTTGCGCATGATCACCGAAACGAATCATGCGCGCGCCGTCCTGCTCCGCGACCACATCGGCCACCTGATCGGCGAATCGCTCGGAAATGCAGAGTCCGATGTCTTGCGCGAGGGCGGGCGTCTGCACACAGAACCCGAGTGCAACAAGGCAGAGGCCTACGGACCTCACCGTCGGAAACACGTTCATCGTTGCTCTCCTCCTCATTGTTGCTCTCCTCCTCATTGACCCCCTGCGCCTCGTTGGGCAGACACTCTGCGCTCAGGCAGAGCGAAGACGAAGAGGGTGTTGCTCGAGCTCGGGCGCAGTTCGGGGGTGAGCGGCGAGCCAAGCGCCGCCGACCCAGGGCCGGTCGAAGCGACGACATACTGCCGTCCGTCGACCCCGTAGCTGATCGGAAAGCCGGAGACCGCCGAGCCGAGATTGATCTCCCACAGGACGTCGCCGGTTTCCTGGTCCAGAGCCTTGAAACGCCCGTTCGCATCGCCCACGAAGACCAGTCCGCCGCCGCTCGCGAACAGCGCCTGGGTTCCGGCCCGCTGCTCGTGAGTCCAGACGATCTTTCCGGTCTTCACCGAAACGGCGTAGACGCTACCCAGTTGGTCGGTGCCGGGGGCGATCTGGTCATCCACGTTCAGAGCGTAGAGGGCGAGACGTTCCTCCAGGCTGGCCGTCATCTGCGCGCAGGTGTTGCGCAGGGGGAAGAACATGTTGCCGGTCAGCGGGCTGTAGGCGCCGGCCTGCCAATCCCTGCCGCCGAAATAGCTCGGACAGACGAGGATGGTCTGGCCGAGCTCGGTGAACACCGTCTCGACGTTCTCGGTCACCTCTCCGGTGGCGCCGTCGATGTCGCTGATCACGTTCTGCGTCACGGTGGGAGTGGCCCAGAGAAACTCTCCGGTCTCGCGGTCGAGGGTGTAGACCACGCCGGTCTTGCCTGGAATCCCGGTCGTCACCTTGCGCACTTCTCCCGGCTCGAGACGGGGGTTGATCCACGGCACCTCGCTCGGGTCGGGCGCGACCGCCGTGTCGACCAGGATGCGTTCGAAGGGATGGTCGAGATCCCAGTGGTCGATGAGATGCTGGTAGTACCAGGCGATCTCGCCGGTGGCCACCTCGAGCGCCAGGGTGGAGTTGTGGTAGAGGTGCCTGTTCTTCGCGCCGCCGAGGAGGAACTTCGGCGCCGGCGAGGTCACCGACGTTCCGATGTACAGGAGTTCGAGGGCGGGATCGTAGCTCGGCACCATCCAGGTGCCGACGTGCCTGCGATCCGCGAAGGGCACCTCACCCCAGCTCTCGTCTCCCGGCTCGCCTGGCGCGGGAATCGTGCGCCGGCGCCACAGTTCTCTGCCGGTGTGCGGATCGTGGGCGGTGACGACACACGCCTCCGGCCCGGCGAGGCGCCGGCAACTGCGCCCGGAGATCACCTTGCCGTCGGCGATGATGGGACCGGAACTCTGGATCGCCGGATGCGTCCGGTAGTCGAGGATCTCCGTGTCCCAGACCAGCTCGCCCGTCGTCGCGTCGAGGGCGAAGATGTGCTCGTCGTAACTGGTATCGATGATCAACCTGTCGTAGATGGCCAGATTGCGGTTGTTGGCGCCGAGGCTGCCGACGTAGCTGGCAACGTCGTCGGGAAGGTCGCGGCGATGCTCCCAGATCAGGTCGCCGGTCACCGCGTCGATCGCCTGAATGACGTCCTTCGGGTTGGGCAGGTACATCACTCCGTCGTAGATCAGGGGAGTCCCCTGCTGGCGACCCTCCCTCATGCCGCGTGACCAGACGAGGCGCAGCTCGTTCACGTTCTCGCGGTGGATCTGGTCGAGCGGGCTGTAGCCCCAGCCGTCGAGTGTGCGGCGCCACATGAGCCAGTCGTCATCGCTGGGGTTCTGCAGCATCTCGTCGGTGACGGCGATCAACTCGTCCGCCGCCCGAACCTGGGCGGTGACGGACAAGAGCCCCACCAGGACGATCGAAACTGTGGCTAACTTGCCGGCCTGTCCAGCACCGCGCTGACTACAGCCGGATGTCCAGGACATCATTAAGGTACTGGACGTTGTGGTCCACGTAGTCGGCCACGCTTCCTTCCTCTGGGCGTGGTCTGCCGTAGTCGAGGCTCACCCAGCCACTGAACTTCTTTTCTCGAAGGATCTTCGTG
Protein-coding regions in this window:
- a CDS encoding DUF3604 domain-containing protein, producing the protein MRCMLGLLTAALLLIGCGSGEEPAAEAPTADSLPDAAAPTPNPTRNAYFGDLHVHTRFSLDAFVFGTTADPNAAYEFAKGGAILHPAGFEMKLDRPLDFQAVADHGWYLGMLAAMTDPSSPAYGHPIAEGVRNARSADERRGNFMAVGPYWNAEPGTEEHVNMEIVRDAWEEVQAAANRHNDPGTFTAFIGYEYTSAGEGGNNLHRNVIFRGAAAPALPFTRIDSSNPEDLWAAMDGWRAQGIDSLAIPHNSNASGGRMFELEYFDGGAIDDAYSELRSRNEPVVEITQVKGTSDTHPALSPNDEWAEFEIMPYRIGSVVLSLPREGSYVRDAYRRGLRIADGGVRNPYEFGLIGSSDSHVAGGSFEEDDYWSKTGILDATPQLRGSVPGTGVIATYGDPSEQSGSSTRTSDGSGRTYRDTYYHTWGASGLAGVWAEENTREAIFQALRRKETFATSGPRIRVRFFSRARTTRADLEDPGFLAKAYAEGVPMGGDLSISNGAAPTFAAWALRDPLAAPLDRLQIIKGWSENGNSEEIVYDIACSDGAAVDPATHRCPDNGASVDLATCAISADVGANELRAVWTDPDFDPAHRALYYVRVLENPTCRWSTWDALREGVEPRRDMPVTIQERAWSSPIWYSPSDLDADRQ
- a CDS encoding D-2-hydroxyacid dehydrogenase; this translates as MNVFPTVRSVGLCLVALGFCVQTPALAQDIGLCISERFADQVADVVAEQDGARMIRFGDHAQLLERVGQCDAVIAMAPTGLDEVLRAGPRLRWLQTASAGVERLVRFEELVASDIVLTSAKILQGPEIADHAFALLLTLTRDIRFFNKQETWNRANHLPIIELRGKTALIIGLGGIGSQIAQRAAAFEMSVIAVDPKDIPMSRDVDYVGTPDELDELLPQADVVFSSVPHTPASHGMLGKEQFALMKDGVYVVNVSRGAIIDTDALVAALRSGKVRAAGLDVTAPEPLPDGHPLWSMPNVVITPHIATVSDHSIERRVILFRDNIERFVNGRPLRNVIDKELGY
- a CDS encoding PQQ-binding-like beta-propeller repeat protein, with amino-acid sequence MGLLSVTAQVRAADELIAVTDEMLQNPSDDDWLMWRRTLDGWGYSPLDQIHRENVNELRLVWSRGMREGRQQGTPLIYDGVMYLPNPKDVIQAIDAVTGDLIWEHRRDLPDDVASYVGSLGANNRNLAIYDRLIIDTSYDEHIFALDATTGELVWDTEILDYRTHPAIQSSGPIIADGKVISGRSCRRLAGPEACVVTAHDPHTGRELWRRRTIPAPGEPGDESWGEVPFADRRHVGTWMVPSYDPALELLYIGTSVTSPAPKFLLGGAKNRHLYHNSTLALEVATGEIAWYYQHLIDHWDLDHPFERILVDTAVAPDPSEVPWINPRLEPGEVRKVTTGIPGKTGVVYTLDRETGEFLWATPTVTQNVISDIDGATGEVTENVETVFTELGQTILVCPSYFGGRDWQAGAYSPLTGNMFFPLRNTCAQMTASLEERLALYALNVDDQIAPGTDQLGSVYAVSVKTGKIVWTHEQRAGTQALFASGGGLVFVGDANGRFKALDQETGDVLWEINLGSAVSGFPISYGVDGRQYVVASTGPGSAALGSPLTPELRPSSSNTLFVFALPERRVSAQRGAGGQ